The window ACCTTAAACCCGACAAAGTAAATGGGATTATTGAAAAAGTGATTGAGATTATTCATAGGTAAATTCGCAATTTCCAAGGGATATTGATAACCAAAAAACGCTTTTATAAACAGAAGGACATACAATTATCAAAAAAGACAAAAAGTACGTAGTAAAAGATTGTGAAAAATATTGAGCAAAATTATGAACATGGAGATAAAAAGAATGAAGAATGGACGGTAAAGAGTAAACAGAGAAAAATTATGGAATTGAAGGTTAATGGAAGTCCAGAAAGGATGGCAAACAGATGGCTTAGCATTACTTTCAGTTCGTTGAGAATCAGAGATTATAGGATTTACTGGATTGGTCAGCTAATTTCTCTGACAGGTTCATGGATGCAGAGTGTAGCCCTTGGATGGCTCGTTTTAATTTTAACAAACTCTCCATTCTATTTAGGTCTTGCAGGTTTTGCTGGCTCTATTCCTGTTCTCTTTTTTTCATTGTTTGGAGGTGTTCTTGCAGATAGATTTTCAAAGAGAAATCTTCTTATCACAACTCAAACATTTGCGATGGTGCAGGCATTTATTTTAGCAGGTTTAACAATATCTAAAGCTGTGAATGTCTGGCATATTCTTTTCTTAGCTACATTTCTTGGAACAGTAAACGCAATAGATGCACCCACAAGACAATCTTTTATTGCTGAGATTGTTTCGAAAGAATACCTTACAAACGCGATAGCATTAAATTCAACAATGTTCAACAGTGCAAGAATAATTGGCCCAGCCCTTGCAGGAATTTTGATGGCAGTGATTGGAATTTCAGGAATCTTTATAATAAATGGAATCAGTTTCCTTGCGGTAATTTGGAGTTTATTTTTGATTAATAGTGTTAAAATAAACTCGAACAATTCTCATGATTCGATATGGGAGAACCTTAAAGAGGGTTTTAAATATGTAAAAAATAATAGACTGATAATCTCCATAATAATTCTTGTTGCCTCTTTTAGCGTTTTTGGAACATCCTACATGATGCTCATGCCAGTTTTTGCCAGAGATATCCTGCAGGTAGGAGCTTCAGGACTGGGATTTTTAATGGCATTTTCAGGTATAGGCGCTTTGATAGGAGCATTGAGTCTTGCTTCACTGGGAGATTATAAAAAGAAAG is drawn from Acidobacteriota bacterium and contains these coding sequences:
- a CDS encoding MFS transporter, translating into MKNIEQNYEHGDKKNEEWTVKSKQRKIMELKVNGSPERMANRWLSITFSSLRIRDYRIYWIGQLISLTGSWMQSVALGWLVLILTNSPFYLGLAGFAGSIPVLFFSLFGGVLADRFSKRNLLITTQTFAMVQAFILAGLTISKAVNVWHILFLATFLGTVNAIDAPTRQSFIAEIVSKEYLTNAIALNSTMFNSARIIGPALAGILMAVIGISGIFIINGISFLAVIWSLFLINSVKINSNNSHDSIWENLKEGFKYVKNNRLIISIIILVASFSVFGTSYMMLMPVFARDILQVGASGLGFLMAFSGIGALIGALSLASLGDYKKKGLLLTAGNLVLPITLFFFAISKSFTISSIFIFGVGWSMITQMASANSLIQSIVPDNLRGRVMSLYTLTFFGMMPIGSIQAGIIAELIGAPLTVCLGAILCAIVAAGILVYVPELRSHE